One window of Schistocerca cancellata isolate TAMUIC-IGC-003103 chromosome 9, iqSchCanc2.1, whole genome shotgun sequence genomic DNA carries:
- the LOC126101230 gene encoding uncharacterized protein LOC126101230, translating into MWAATYPLYATFRSNHTDLTQKMSGYGVIVEESTIFSLHFADDQIVLAKDENDLTYMIRKFKEEYNKAGLKMNMKKCDYLAAGTENVNNLEVDGEAIVGVEKAKFLGVLFNNQDSSNDEITSRFNKGRAVTRPINSVPHKKKNTEEENI; encoded by the coding sequence ATGTGGGCTGCCACCTACCCACTTTATGCTACATTTAGGAGCAATCATACAGACTTGACACAGAAAATGTCGGGTTATGGAGTGATAGTAGAGGAAAGTACGATATTTAGCCTGCATTTTGCAGATGACCAGATTGTACTAGCAAAAGATGAAAATGATCTGACCTATATGATAAGAAAGTTTAAAGAGGAATACAATAAGGCTGGTCTGAAGATGAACATGAAAAAGTGTGACTACTTGGCTGCTGGAACGGAAAACGTAAATAATTTGGAGGTAGATGGAGAAGCAATTGTAGGTGTGGAAAAGGCAAAATTTCTTGGGGTATTATTTAATAATCAGGACTCAAGCAATGATGAAATCACTAGTAGGTTCAATAAGGGACGAGCTGTAACAAGGCCAATAAATTCTGTTCCACACAAAAAaaagaacactgaagaagagaatatATGA